In Carya illinoinensis cultivar Pawnee chromosome 10, C.illinoinensisPawnee_v1, whole genome shotgun sequence, one DNA window encodes the following:
- the LOC122278552 gene encoding probable cytokinin riboside 5'-monophosphate phosphoribohydrolase LOGL1, translating into MLLIYHSFFFLKVKIFISSFQRVCVFCGSNSGNRNIFSDAALDLGRELAERKMDLVYGGGSVGLMGLVSQTAFDGGCHVLGVIPTTLIPVEISSHAVGEVLIVSDMHKRKAEMARRVDAFVALLGGYGTMEELLEMITWSQLGIHDKPVS; encoded by the exons ATGCTATTGATctatcactcttttttttttcttaaagtaAAGATCTTCATTTCTTCATTTCAAAGGGTCTGTGTCTTTTGTGGAAGTAATTCAGGGAACAGAAACATCTTCAGTGATGCAGCTCTTGATCTTGGAAGAGAACTG GCGGAGAGGAAGATGGATTTGGTGTATGGAGGAGGAAGTGTTGGGCTGATGGGATTGGTTTCTCAAACAGCTTTTGATGGTGGATGTCATGTGCTAGG AGTTATCCCAACTACACTTATTCCTGTTGAG ATATCTAGCCATGCAGTGGGAGAAGTGTTGATTGTATCAGATATGCACAAAAGGAAGGCTGAAATGGCTCGTCGAGTTGATGCTTTTGTCGCTCTTCttg GAGGATATGGAACCATGGAAGAGTTGCTTGAGATGATAACATGGTCTCAGCTTGGGATACATGACAAACCAGTAAGTTAA